One Hermetia illucens chromosome 4, iHerIll2.2.curated.20191125, whole genome shotgun sequence DNA segment encodes these proteins:
- the LOC119655161 gene encoding protein obstructor-E-like, protein MTGEKCTLQVLVILIIACLTAAQQLKGGQEDPCKTKSRVVGDEVYCDRYWECVNNQPELYDCPNGLVFAGKRHGVTEGCDYPWRSNYCEGKQLANGPISTEHCDWLYGIFGHETSCTRYWTCWNGTATEQLCGGGLLYNEDTHSCDWPENVEGCQKHPLCNDDPNGNVPLGKSCNRYWQCQGGYPRLQRCPAQLVFDRHSLRCVVPPTEECDIPVAPPVDGELPNKEGLLSKDEQEQQLADNAVPPFPLQGKNFQRSKN, encoded by the exons CTTGTTTAACAGCAGCTCAACAATTGAAGGGCGGCCAGGAGGATCCTTGTAAAACTAAATCACGTGTCGTCGGCGACGAGGTCTACTGCGATAGATATTGGGAGTGTGTCAACAATCAGCCTGAACTTTACGATTGTCCGAACGGACTTGTGTTTGCTGGTAAACGGCATGGCGTAACGGAAGGATGCGACTATCCATGGAGATCCAACTACTGCGAGGGAAAACAACTTGCAA ATGGACCAATTTCAACTGAACACTGCGACTGGCTATATGGCATTTTTGGACATGAGACTTCGTGTACCCGGTACTGGACATGTTGGAATGGAACAGCGACCGAACAATTATGCGGTGGAGGATTGCTCTATAACGAGGACACACATAGCTGTGATTGGCCTGAAAATGTTGAAGGTTGCCAAAAACACC CGTTATGTAACGATGATCCAAATGGAAATGTACCACTCGGAAAGTCCTGTAACCGATACTGGCAATGTCAAGGCGGTTATCCCCGATTACAGAGGTGTCCTGCTCAGCTCGTTTTCGACAGACACTCGTTGAGATGTGTTGTTCCGCCAACGGAAGAGTGTGACATACCAGTGGCACCACCGGTAGATGGAGAATTGCCCAACAAGGAAGGATTACTCAGCAAAGACGAGCAGGAGCAACAG CTTGCCGATAACGCTGTCCCACCATTTCCACTGCAAGGAAAGAACTTCCAACGATCAAAGAATTAG